The following coding sequences are from one Natrarchaeobius halalkaliphilus window:
- the nikC gene encoding nickel transporter permease, with product MVVSELRYNPLTLVGVLLVTGIATVAIVGPLVTPYDPTAQNLANRLQSPSPIHPLGTDRLGRDVLTRLVYGARVSLGIALAVTTIRVVVGTGVGLLAGYVGGWVDELLMRLVDVQLAFPGLVLALVVAGILGPSLRNVMLALAVVGWATYARVVRATVLSVAEREYVEAAKLAGTPTSRIARRHLLPNVLGTVIVLATLNLGTVVLATAGLSFIGLGAQPPAPEWGTMIAGGRDYLRSAWWIVNAPGVAIVLTVLGFNLLGDGLRDVLDPRQRSQLEEI from the coding sequence ATCGTCGTCTCCGAACTGCGTTACAATCCCCTCACGCTCGTCGGTGTGTTGCTCGTTACGGGGATCGCCACCGTTGCGATCGTCGGTCCGCTCGTGACGCCGTACGATCCGACAGCCCAGAACCTCGCCAACCGATTGCAGTCGCCGTCACCGATCCATCCGCTCGGCACCGACCGGCTCGGTCGAGACGTCCTGACTCGACTGGTCTACGGCGCACGGGTTTCGCTCGGAATCGCACTGGCGGTAACGACGATCCGCGTCGTCGTCGGGACGGGCGTTGGCCTGCTCGCGGGCTACGTCGGTGGCTGGGTCGACGAACTTCTGATGCGCCTGGTCGATGTTCAGCTTGCGTTTCCGGGCCTCGTTCTCGCACTGGTCGTCGCGGGTATCCTCGGACCGAGTCTGCGCAACGTCATGCTTGCACTGGCCGTCGTCGGCTGGGCGACCTACGCCCGCGTCGTTCGCGCAACCGTTCTTTCGGTCGCGGAACGCGAGTACGTCGAGGCCGCGAAACTGGCTGGAACGCCCACCTCTCGGATCGCACGACGCCACCTGCTTCCGAACGTTCTCGGTACGGTGATCGTCCTCGCGACGCTGAACCTCGGTACGGTGGTGCTGGCGACTGCGGGCCTCTCGTTTATCGGACTCGGTGCCCAACCCCCCGCGCCCGAGTGGGGGACGATGATCGCCGGAGGGCGCGACTATCTCCGAAGTGCGTGGTGGATCGTCAACGCACCGGGAGTCGCCATCGTTCTTACCGTTCTGGGATTCAACCTGCTGGGTGACGGGCTGCGGGACGTGCTCGATCCGCGCCAGCGATCGCAACTGGAGGAGATCTGA